A single window of Rubripirellula lacrimiformis DNA harbors:
- a CDS encoding acyltransferase codes for MNFRSHVTSHTVLGANTNFNGMHIVGAGAVEIGDNFHSGCECRMITQIHDYDHGNAIPYGTSYIYKPIRIEDNVWVGDRVIILGGVTIGEGAIIQAGSVVVKDVPKCAIAGGHPAEVFKSRDTEHYEKLKREGKFL; via the coding sequence GTGAATTTCCGCAGCCACGTGACCAGCCATACGGTGCTGGGGGCGAATACAAATTTTAATGGAATGCACATCGTCGGTGCGGGCGCGGTCGAAATCGGCGACAACTTCCATTCAGGGTGCGAGTGCCGAATGATCACCCAAATCCATGACTACGACCACGGAAACGCCATTCCTTATGGAACGTCATACATCTACAAACCCATCCGCATCGAAGACAACGTGTGGGTTGGTGACCGAGTAATCATTTTGGGTGGTGTTACGATCGGAGAAGGCGCAATCATTCAAGCCGGCAGTGTCGTGGTCAAAGATGTTCCGAAATGCGCGATCGCTGGCGGGCATCCTGCTGAAGTATTTAAGTCAAGAGACACGGAACATTACGAAAAACTAAAACGCGAGGGTAAGTTCCTCTAA
- a CDS encoding nucleotidyltransferase family protein, translating into MIAPIHFDHNTEIDMAPQTLDDSQRLNRLSVHQTATILDAMQAIDAGVSGIALVVNEGGKLIGLLTDGDLRRALISGHDINAPITPLLKPKFHQVSEATSRTESLDLMKAFSIGQLPIVDDEGFPKGLHLLHEIVQPRSLPNAAMILAGGKGTRLGKITQNLPKPMVQVAGRPILERIVLHFVGAGVRKIYLSVNHLAEVIEDHFQDGSRFGCEITYLREQEPLGTGGSLALLKDQNLQAPLIAMNGDLIAEFDVQRMLETHSEDNNQITVGTRTYTHEVPFGCLQLKGNRIARLVEKPAHREIINAGIYVLEPKVIQTVPLEFTPITDVIQAEMDRNDSVGIYPIDSWIDVGLPSQLAQARGIQ; encoded by the coding sequence ATGATCGCCCCCATCCACTTCGACCACAACACTGAAATCGACATGGCTCCCCAAACGCTAGACGACAGCCAGCGGCTAAACCGACTGTCGGTCCACCAGACCGCAACGATCCTGGACGCAATGCAAGCCATTGACGCTGGCGTCTCGGGCATTGCATTGGTGGTGAACGAAGGTGGCAAGCTGATTGGCCTGCTAACCGACGGCGATCTGCGACGTGCGCTGATTTCAGGGCACGATATCAACGCGCCCATCACGCCCCTACTAAAACCCAAATTTCATCAGGTTAGCGAGGCGACCAGTCGAACCGAGTCGTTGGATCTGATGAAGGCTTTTTCGATCGGGCAACTGCCCATTGTCGATGACGAAGGCTTTCCCAAGGGTCTGCACCTGCTGCACGAAATCGTTCAACCTCGGTCACTTCCCAACGCGGCCATGATTTTGGCAGGAGGGAAGGGGACACGGCTAGGGAAAATCACCCAAAACCTACCCAAGCCGATGGTGCAAGTGGCTGGACGACCGATCTTAGAACGAATCGTGCTGCACTTTGTTGGCGCCGGTGTTCGAAAAATTTACCTGTCGGTCAATCATCTAGCCGAAGTGATCGAAGACCACTTCCAAGATGGTTCACGATTCGGCTGCGAAATCACCTACTTGCGCGAACAAGAACCCTTGGGAACCGGCGGCTCGCTGGCGTTGTTGAAGGACCAAAATTTACAGGCCCCGCTGATCGCGATGAACGGTGACCTGATCGCCGAGTTTGATGTCCAACGGATGCTGGAAACTCACAGCGAAGATAACAACCAAATTACGGTGGGAACGCGGACCTACACGCACGAGGTCCCGTTTGGGTGTTTGCAACTGAAAGGCAATCGCATTGCTCGTTTGGTGGAAAAGCCGGCCCACCGCGAAATCATCAACGCGGGAATCTATGTGCTAGAACCGAAGGTGATTCAAACCGTTCCACTGGAATTCACTCCCATCACGGATGTGATCCAAGCCGAGATGGATCGAAACGATTCCGTTGGGATCTATCCGATCGATAGCTGGATCGATGTTGGACTCCCCAGCCAATTGGCTCAGGCTCGCGGAATCCAATGA
- a CDS encoding DapH/DapD/GlmU-related protein, with the protein MTAKGITIEDDVMVSWNVTVVDHDSHSINYRQRHNDVAQWIHGVKDWTSVPVAEVRLKSKCWIGMNATILKGIVVGEGAVVGAGAVVTRDVPDWTVVAGNPARVIKEIPAIERC; encoded by the coding sequence GTGACGGCCAAAGGTATCACTATCGAAGACGATGTGATGGTTTCCTGGAATGTCACGGTTGTTGACCATGATTCGCATAGCATCAACTACAGGCAGCGTCACAACGATGTCGCCCAATGGATTCATGGTGTTAAAGACTGGACTTCCGTTCCTGTTGCTGAGGTGCGTTTGAAGTCGAAATGTTGGATAGGAATGAACGCTACGATCTTGAAGGGAATTGTTGTCGGCGAGGGTGCTGTTGTGGGGGCGGGTGCTGTTGTGACGCGAGACGTTCCGGATTGGACCGTTGTGGCCGGCAATCCCGCTCGAGTGATCAAGGAAATTCCGGCAATTGAAAGATGTTAG
- a CDS encoding lipopolysaccharide biosynthesis protein codes for MTPPPKKQLSNQTLKGSVVVAGTQMTSAILGLAITAALARMVRPEDFGLIAKTAAITGVVGLFGDFGLSLATIQSKEISSKELSTFFWLNVGIGLALGLLTACLSPLISLFYDDPRAGIASIVMGFNILIAAYCVQHNAILTRRLAFGQIGIANVGALVIGGLAAIAFASAGFQFEALLLQLTVTVIAKAFILSVYSKFVPTLTLEIRESVPNLKMSGSFTASNTVNYAARNADNILIARVWGEEVLGYYAKSYSLLLLPLTKINGPLTQVVIPVLSKLQDSPAQFRSFFRKGYAIAMLLQIPLCVFIVFTGEEIVLCMLGSQWTESIPIFNALAPCLLASATAPATSWTVLPMGQTGRYFKIVFANSVVMVTGFALSVSSGVVAMAWTFSVLACLLRIPTILFAIKPTPVQIRDIIDGMKMPILLSAFASLPLGWLAYRGTTWSPLTSLMIQAALFFGIYGFLSQWTEPWIDLKHRITTKLKSA; via the coding sequence GTGACCCCCCCTCCGAAAAAACAGTTATCCAACCAAACACTGAAGGGCAGTGTGGTCGTGGCGGGTACGCAAATGACCTCGGCAATCCTGGGTCTTGCGATCACCGCTGCATTGGCGCGAATGGTACGCCCTGAAGACTTTGGATTGATTGCGAAAACGGCTGCCATCACTGGAGTGGTCGGCCTGTTCGGCGACTTTGGACTATCGCTAGCGACCATCCAAAGCAAGGAAATTTCATCGAAAGAGCTTTCGACTTTCTTTTGGCTCAACGTTGGAATTGGGCTGGCGTTAGGGCTGCTGACTGCCTGTCTGTCCCCTCTTATCTCGCTGTTTTACGACGACCCGCGAGCGGGGATCGCCAGCATTGTCATGGGATTCAACATTCTGATTGCAGCGTACTGTGTGCAGCACAACGCAATCCTCACACGAAGGCTTGCTTTCGGCCAGATCGGCATTGCAAATGTTGGTGCACTGGTGATCGGCGGATTGGCGGCAATCGCGTTTGCCTCAGCCGGTTTCCAATTCGAGGCATTGCTTTTGCAGCTTACGGTTACCGTCATCGCAAAGGCTTTCATTTTGAGCGTTTACAGCAAATTTGTACCGACACTTACACTCGAAATTCGCGAATCGGTTCCAAACTTGAAGATGAGTGGAAGTTTCACGGCATCCAACACGGTCAACTACGCGGCGCGCAACGCCGACAATATTTTAATCGCTCGAGTGTGGGGCGAAGAAGTGCTCGGCTACTACGCCAAGAGCTATTCGCTACTGTTGCTGCCGTTGACCAAGATCAACGGACCGCTCACCCAAGTCGTCATCCCTGTCCTTAGCAAGCTCCAGGATTCTCCTGCTCAATTCCGCAGCTTCTTCCGCAAGGGCTATGCAATTGCCATGCTCCTGCAAATCCCACTGTGCGTGTTCATCGTATTCACAGGTGAAGAGATCGTGCTTTGTATGCTGGGAAGCCAATGGACAGAAAGCATCCCCATCTTCAACGCACTTGCGCCGTGCCTGTTGGCTTCCGCCACTGCTCCTGCGACTTCCTGGACGGTATTGCCGATGGGGCAAACCGGACGATACTTTAAGATCGTTTTTGCCAACTCGGTTGTCATGGTGACGGGGTTCGCCCTATCCGTCAGCAGCGGCGTCGTGGCAATGGCCTGGACATTTTCAGTTCTCGCATGCCTGCTTCGAATTCCCACGATTTTATTCGCGATCAAACCAACCCCAGTACAAATCCGGGACATCATCGACGGTATGAAAATGCCCATATTGCTGTCCGCTTTCGCATCTCTGCCACTCGGATGGTTGGCCTATCGCGGCACGACATGGTCTCCGCTGACATCGCTAATGATCCAAGCTGCACTGTTCTTCGGGATTTATGGATTTCTATCTCAATGGACCGAACCATGGATCGACTTAAAACACCGCATCACGACAAAACTTAAGTCAGCCTAG
- a CDS encoding glycosyltransferase family protein, giving the protein MNLDNKQTMTTRTSLSFSEVTDLRLAVAVFAFRRPQHLRLTLDRLSLAEGFEDATICIFVDGPKSAIDRSLVLETIEVAKTFEQKNSKVGISVSVSVSKTNHGLSESIVSAVTQLCEKHGHAVVLEDDLLVSSNFLTYMKEYLIKYRDCPKVLQISGHAHDTTQGFASFARLTTSWGWATWSDRWTEFIAAREKGDFKIPVARDRGKEFNFNNSYPYDVLLKLQQRGLVNSWAIHFHYHAFNRRMCTLFPPASLVQNIGFDGSGEHCRASRQNAAQASASPFLPPGNVCVDDGREKSIQKSLKGLFGSTYLRRRLGMQYRLIKHRLKNRSHREQSPPSGSTDEAVNG; this is encoded by the coding sequence TTGAACTTAGACAACAAGCAAACAATGACAACTCGAACAAGCCTGTCTTTTTCGGAAGTCACAGACCTCAGGCTCGCAGTCGCTGTTTTTGCCTTTCGACGCCCCCAACACCTTCGATTGACCCTCGATCGCCTGTCTCTTGCCGAGGGCTTCGAAGACGCCACGATTTGTATCTTTGTGGACGGACCGAAAAGTGCGATCGATCGATCGTTGGTTCTAGAAACCATCGAAGTGGCCAAAACGTTCGAGCAGAAAAACTCCAAAGTCGGAATTTCGGTGTCCGTTTCCGTGTCAAAAACCAATCATGGACTATCGGAATCCATAGTGTCAGCTGTCACACAACTTTGCGAAAAGCACGGCCACGCCGTTGTCTTAGAAGACGACCTACTTGTTTCATCGAACTTCCTCACCTACATGAAAGAATATCTGATCAAATATCGCGATTGCCCGAAGGTTCTGCAAATTTCCGGGCACGCACACGACACGACCCAGGGATTCGCGTCATTCGCGAGATTAACGACCAGTTGGGGCTGGGCAACTTGGTCAGACCGCTGGACTGAATTCATAGCCGCGCGTGAGAAGGGTGACTTCAAGATTCCCGTCGCGAGAGATCGCGGCAAGGAATTTAACTTCAATAACTCATATCCATACGACGTACTACTTAAACTCCAGCAACGAGGACTGGTTAATAGCTGGGCGATCCACTTTCACTACCATGCCTTTAACCGTCGGATGTGCACACTCTTCCCCCCGGCAAGCCTCGTGCAGAACATTGGATTTGATGGTTCGGGGGAACACTGCCGTGCGAGCCGTCAAAATGCGGCCCAAGCATCCGCATCACCATTCCTTCCGCCCGGCAATGTTTGCGTTGACGATGGCCGTGAGAAGTCGATCCAAAAGTCACTGAAAGGACTGTTTGGCAGCACCTATTTGCGCCGTCGTCTAGGGATGCAATATCGGCTGATCAAGCATCGTCTAAAAAATCGGTCGCATCGCGAGCAATCCCCTCCATCCGGTTCGACAGACGAGGCAGTGAATGGCTAA
- a CDS encoding glycosyltransferase, giving the protein MIIVKIIPNYSLGGIQKAGQVLATRLSKMGHQVVVIGAADGPRRSMIQADSEVECHVIPDEAGQQEFLSNLQPDVIHIHGPTYNEPLLLKLMSEARLSETLLVSTPVFGRPPENREILKTVKTCCVGIYSLYRISKWLGNPASQTNLGSNLDYVCMTPFSPSSPDRETPDHDSENAPGSRENSDFVIGRLGRAHPSKWRRDTESTINSILEQVPNSKWVSVGLPYKDQVNRLTKRWGTRFVNHDETTNYETLLKWVSRWDVQLFASPSGECFASSICEPAGLGIPTIALSNLIGDNGQSEQILDGVTGYLVGNQTQAISKLILLESNRHRLKTLKASTRLHTHQQWHQDVAAKKLIRLYSNWRGCSTEDSRPLEATVDEFTNDYHARMKKLHGGTFAGNARVSATLAALESWTVFNTIVRLKRAKNSLLPTNNAQKQIGPN; this is encoded by the coding sequence ATGATCATCGTAAAGATTATCCCAAACTACAGCTTGGGAGGAATCCAAAAGGCTGGCCAAGTCTTAGCAACTAGATTGTCGAAAATGGGACATCAGGTTGTGGTGATCGGTGCAGCCGACGGTCCACGCCGATCAATGATCCAGGCTGACAGTGAAGTCGAATGCCATGTCATTCCCGACGAGGCAGGGCAACAGGAATTCCTTTCGAATTTGCAACCGGACGTGATTCACATACACGGCCCGACCTACAACGAACCCTTGCTCCTGAAACTCATGAGCGAAGCGAGACTGTCCGAAACGCTACTAGTTTCGACTCCCGTGTTCGGCAGACCTCCAGAAAACAGAGAAATTCTCAAGACGGTAAAAACCTGCTGTGTTGGAATCTACAGCCTTTACCGAATCTCAAAATGGCTAGGCAATCCTGCTTCCCAAACCAACCTGGGAAGCAATCTAGACTATGTCTGCATGACTCCGTTTTCTCCTTCGTCACCCGATCGCGAGACGCCCGACCACGACTCAGAGAACGCCCCCGGAAGTCGCGAGAATAGCGACTTCGTGATTGGAAGACTTGGCAGGGCTCACCCATCGAAGTGGCGAAGAGACACGGAATCCACGATCAACTCGATACTGGAACAAGTCCCAAATTCGAAATGGGTTTCTGTAGGACTGCCGTACAAGGACCAAGTCAACCGTCTAACCAAGCGATGGGGCACCCGATTCGTCAACCATGACGAAACGACAAACTACGAAACGCTACTGAAGTGGGTCAGCCGCTGGGACGTACAACTGTTCGCCAGTCCGTCGGGAGAGTGCTTTGCAAGTTCGATCTGCGAACCAGCTGGTCTTGGTATCCCAACCATCGCATTGAGTAATTTGATAGGTGACAACGGGCAATCAGAACAGATTCTGGACGGAGTGACGGGGTACCTGGTCGGAAACCAGACGCAGGCAATCAGCAAACTAATTTTGCTGGAATCGAATCGCCATCGTCTCAAAACACTGAAAGCCAGCACTCGCTTGCACACGCACCAACAGTGGCATCAAGATGTTGCTGCAAAAAAACTAATCAGACTCTACAGCAATTGGCGTGGTTGCTCGACAGAAGATTCGCGTCCATTAGAAGCAACTGTCGACGAGTTCACGAACGACTACCACGCGAGAATGAAGAAACTCCATGGCGGCACTTTCGCCGGCAACGCCAGAGTCTCCGCGACACTCGCAGCACTCGAGAGCTGGACGGTGTTCAACACGATCGTGCGTTTGAAACGCGCCAAAAACTCGCTCCTGCCAACTAACAACGCCCAAAAGCAGATCGGACCGAACTAG
- a CDS encoding glycosyltransferase family 2 protein, translating into MNPAISIVTPTYNREKLLARTLDSVFNQEFRDFEVIIVDDGSSDGTIDCARSYGDAVTVLERNHLGCAAARNAGTQIATGQYLFFLDSDDILFPWSLDTFMQAAQRYEPTIIAGDLRYFSDESELNEVHIQPLHMSNYKNYFEGSLQCGFYFGTGVCMIKSSAFRDSGGFLEKDIAATDSDMLFRLGTCDGFVKIHSPLMLGYRNHDQNILKSMHKVHGGARMLIDAEKSGRYPGGKDYKRHRDQHIGMRVRAMSLKLAKSGFTRSSMDIFRRSLWMNLRRMRLKFFVGYPLYVIAGMLKNTRPTP; encoded by the coding sequence GTGAATCCAGCAATCTCTATCGTCACTCCAACATACAACCGAGAAAAGCTTCTTGCGCGTACGTTAGACAGCGTGTTCAATCAAGAATTTCGCGATTTTGAAGTCATCATTGTCGATGACGGATCATCCGATGGAACGATTGATTGCGCTCGTTCATATGGGGATGCGGTGACAGTTCTTGAAAGGAATCACTTAGGGTGCGCGGCAGCACGAAATGCAGGAACACAAATTGCGACGGGACAGTACCTGTTTTTCTTAGACAGTGACGACATTCTATTCCCATGGTCGCTCGACACCTTCATGCAAGCGGCGCAACGCTACGAACCAACAATCATTGCGGGGGATCTCCGTTATTTCAGTGACGAATCGGAACTAAATGAGGTACACATCCAACCGCTTCACATGTCCAATTACAAAAACTACTTTGAAGGATCACTGCAATGCGGGTTCTATTTTGGGACGGGGGTCTGCATGATCAAATCTTCTGCATTTCGTGACAGTGGCGGCTTTCTAGAAAAAGACATTGCTGCAACCGATAGCGACATGCTGTTCCGGTTAGGAACCTGCGACGGATTTGTGAAGATCCACTCCCCACTCATGTTGGGCTATCGCAATCACGATCAAAACATCCTCAAATCGATGCACAAAGTTCACGGAGGAGCACGGATGCTGATCGACGCAGAGAAGTCCGGCCGATACCCGGGCGGGAAGGACTACAAACGCCACCGGGACCAGCACATTGGGATGCGGGTAAGGGCAATGTCCCTAAAACTGGCAAAATCAGGATTCACACGAAGCTCGATGGACATTTTTCGTCGATCGCTTTGGATGAACCTGCGACGGATGCGACTAAAGTTTTTTGTTGGATATCCGCTGTACGTGATTGCGGGAATGCTAAAAAACACCAGGCCGACCCCATGA
- a CDS encoding O-antigen ligase family protein encodes MLIAISILLVLCLAILFALAFKHPGVGLAAAWGMLAMEGVLQQSQSFFTSRTALVNILVALIATTASYTYIRKTRMPVLSLKLYPPQLLYYATLLAFTFASLMWTTDSSFSIIQFQKTLPYILTFAFIAPICSADTEQLDIAVKTTVLLGGLILLGTILGQFGARGLLISQSNGRTAETNPLAIANYAGTVALCCLFSMYSKSDDRKLLLLHGAIAVLSAVVIFRSGSRGQLIAVFTTAAIFLPIAARKASGKAGTGALTFIAAIGLASYFLVHNSAFMSRWHVRGMQVAQRERMNMAGDALQIYTDGNIFELLAGIGTSSSWLIFGIYPHNVPVEILLEEGIIGLAIFAAVAILPLIQFRRILRLPTLPPRVRSQMCLLAALLTFNGILMLKQGTFLGSSPFFCISACVGWVYMDIQRRTASASLSPRNSRTHPRHSMHIEPAHQGR; translated from the coding sequence GTGCTAATCGCGATTTCAATCTTGCTGGTGCTATGCCTCGCAATCCTGTTCGCTCTTGCATTCAAGCACCCTGGCGTGGGCTTAGCTGCTGCTTGGGGAATGCTCGCGATGGAAGGTGTTCTACAACAGTCACAGAGCTTCTTCACCTCTCGAACCGCTTTGGTCAACATACTGGTAGCCTTGATCGCAACGACGGCAAGCTACACCTATATCCGCAAAACCAGGATGCCCGTATTATCGCTGAAACTGTACCCCCCTCAGCTACTTTACTATGCAACGCTTCTCGCTTTCACATTTGCGTCGTTGATGTGGACCACTGACTCGTCATTTTCTATTATCCAGTTCCAAAAGACTCTTCCCTACATCCTGACGTTCGCCTTCATTGCTCCGATCTGCTCCGCTGATACTGAACAGCTCGATATCGCGGTGAAGACGACAGTGCTTTTAGGCGGACTGATCTTACTTGGAACTATCTTGGGGCAGTTTGGAGCACGCGGGCTCTTAATCAGCCAATCGAATGGGCGTACTGCGGAGACCAACCCGCTGGCCATTGCAAACTATGCCGGCACTGTCGCGCTGTGCTGCCTGTTCTCGATGTACTCCAAGAGCGACGATCGAAAACTGCTGCTTCTTCACGGTGCAATTGCGGTATTGTCTGCCGTTGTCATTTTCCGCAGCGGATCACGTGGACAGCTCATCGCCGTCTTCACCACCGCAGCAATCTTCCTTCCGATCGCTGCCAGAAAGGCCAGTGGAAAGGCCGGAACGGGAGCCTTGACCTTCATTGCTGCGATCGGACTCGCGTCCTACTTCCTAGTCCACAACTCTGCTTTCATGAGCCGATGGCACGTCCGCGGGATGCAAGTGGCACAACGCGAACGCATGAACATGGCTGGTGATGCACTGCAAATCTACACTGACGGAAATATCTTCGAGTTACTTGCGGGAATCGGCACCAGTAGTTCTTGGCTCATTTTCGGAATCTATCCACACAACGTGCCTGTGGAGATACTCCTAGAAGAGGGGATTATCGGCCTAGCAATCTTCGCAGCAGTGGCCATTTTGCCACTGATTCAGTTTCGCCGAATCCTTCGCTTACCAACACTTCCGCCACGAGTGCGATCCCAAATGTGCTTGCTTGCTGCATTACTGACATTCAATGGAATCCTGATGCTCAAACAAGGCACATTCCTCGGATCCTCACCGTTCTTCTGCATATCAGCTTGTGTCGGATGGGTTTACATGGATATTCAGCGACGCACCGCATCCGCCTCTTTGTCGCCAAGAAACTCGCGAACGCACCCTCGCCATTCGATGCACATCGAACCAGCTCACCAAGGCAGATAA